A part of Rhodothermus sp. genomic DNA contains:
- the ugpC gene encoding sn-glycerol-3-phosphate ABC transporter ATP-binding protein UgpC, giving the protein MEHVWKIYDNGYVAVEDVTFEVAEGEFLVLLGPSGCGKTTLLRLVAGLETATRGTICIGDQIVNDVPPRDRDIAMVFQNYALYPHMTVYENMAFGLKLRRVPKAEIDRRVRAAARVLELEHLLDRRPHQLSGGQRQRVAVGRAIVREPRVFLFDEPLSNLDARLRVEMRAELARLHRELGRTMLYVTHDQVEAMTLGQRIVVLNQGQVQQIGTPLEVYHRPANRFVAGFIGNPPMNFIEGRLEHLDGLQFVGEEGQVQLKLNAADWPEVRPGQAVTLGVRPEAVALTAAGEAAGIHGQVETLEVLGAVVHLYVRVGQHTIVARVETAKRPALGQAVGLRVDPARIHLFDAETGRTLPRAGL; this is encoded by the coding sequence TTGGAGCATGTCTGGAAGATCTATGACAATGGCTACGTGGCCGTGGAAGACGTGACGTTTGAGGTCGCTGAGGGTGAGTTTCTGGTGTTGCTGGGCCCTTCGGGCTGTGGCAAGACCACGCTGTTGCGGCTGGTGGCCGGACTGGAGACGGCTACGCGGGGTACGATCTGCATTGGGGATCAGATAGTCAACGATGTGCCGCCGCGCGACCGCGACATTGCCATGGTTTTTCAGAATTATGCCCTCTATCCCCACATGACGGTTTACGAGAACATGGCTTTTGGGTTGAAGCTGCGTCGCGTACCGAAGGCTGAGATTGACCGTCGGGTGCGGGCGGCTGCCCGTGTGCTGGAGCTGGAGCACCTCCTGGATCGACGACCGCACCAGCTATCGGGCGGACAGCGCCAGCGTGTGGCCGTCGGACGCGCCATTGTGCGAGAACCACGCGTGTTTTTGTTTGATGAGCCGTTGTCGAACCTGGATGCCCGGCTTCGGGTGGAGATGCGGGCCGAACTGGCCCGGCTCCATCGAGAGCTGGGACGTACCATGCTCTATGTGACGCACGATCAGGTAGAGGCCATGACGCTGGGCCAACGTATCGTCGTACTCAATCAGGGACAGGTGCAGCAAATTGGGACGCCGCTGGAGGTCTATCACCGGCCGGCCAATCGCTTCGTAGCTGGATTTATTGGCAATCCTCCCATGAACTTCATTGAAGGACGATTAGAGCATCTGGATGGCCTGCAATTCGTGGGAGAAGAGGGGCAGGTGCAGCTTAAGCTTAACGCGGCCGACTGGCCGGAAGTCCGTCCGGGACAGGCCGTGACGCTGGGCGTACGTCCTGAAGCCGTCGCATTGACAGCTGCCGGCGAAGCCGCTGGGATACATGGCCAGGTGGAGACGCTGGAGGTGCTGGGCGCTGTGGTGCATCTGTATGTGCGGGTGGGGCAGCACACGATTGTGGCGCGGGTTGAGACAGCGAAGCGGCCTGCGTTAGGGCAGGCAGTAGGTTTGCGGGTTGATCCTGCCAGGATACACCTGTTTGATGCCGAAACCGGCCGTACCTTGCCACGCGCTGGATTGTGA
- a CDS encoding carbohydrate ABC transporter permease: MRRLGLYLLLGIGLVVFAYPFVWMGIATFTPEAEISELTLLPSRWTLDHYRLVFERIPVGRGLLNSLVVALAVTASVLVFTSMAAYALAKLHWRGRETVFSIILFTMMVPFLLLLIPLYTLVVRLGWTDSLLGLIVPFMMNATGVLILRQSFLTIPRDLIDAARIDGCGELRILFTIIWPLSVPALVTVGLLTFIGSWNEVLWPIIVVREVQWMTLPQLVALFAVGGGAEGQLGPQLAAAFLLALPIVLAYLFFQRYFIQSFATGGLKG; this comes from the coding sequence ATGCGCCGGCTGGGACTTTACCTGTTACTCGGGATCGGGCTGGTGGTGTTTGCCTATCCGTTCGTCTGGATGGGCATCGCCACGTTTACACCGGAGGCAGAAATTTCCGAGCTGACGCTGCTGCCTTCCCGGTGGACGCTGGACCACTATCGGCTCGTCTTCGAGCGTATTCCGGTCGGGCGCGGATTGCTGAACAGCCTGGTGGTGGCCCTGGCCGTGACCGCTTCGGTGCTTGTTTTTACGTCGATGGCCGCCTACGCGCTGGCCAAGCTGCACTGGCGCGGTCGCGAGACGGTCTTTTCGATCATCTTGTTTACGATGATGGTGCCCTTCCTGCTGCTGCTTATTCCACTCTACACGCTGGTAGTGCGGCTGGGCTGGACCGACTCGCTGCTGGGGCTGATCGTACCCTTTATGATGAACGCCACGGGCGTGCTGATCCTGCGCCAGAGCTTTCTGACAATTCCGCGCGATTTGATCGATGCGGCCCGGATCGATGGCTGTGGCGAACTGCGTATTCTGTTTACGATCATCTGGCCACTGTCGGTGCCGGCCCTGGTAACCGTGGGGTTGCTCACCTTTATTGGAAGCTGGAACGAAGTGCTGTGGCCCATTATCGTGGTGCGAGAGGTGCAGTGGATGACGTTGCCACAACTGGTGGCGCTTTTTGCGGTGGGGGGCGGCGCTGAAGGACAGCTCGGTCCGCAACTGGCAGCCGCCTTTCTGCTGGCGTTACCCATTGTGCTGGCCTACCTATTTTTCCAGCGGTATTTCATTCAGAGTTTTGCTACTGGTGGGCTGAAAGGATGA
- a CDS encoding sugar ABC transporter permease, producing the protein MPSIRPRWQRRPRSERSGYVLVAPYLLHMAVFFGYPLLFAFVLMFHRWDIVTPMEFVGVKNFVRLVRDDLFFRALLNTGIFLTIHIPLQIIVALFFAELLNRPLKGRGFFRAAYFMPVVVSGVVITILFQQLFAFDTGLINRMIRALGGEPVPWLVSPTLAMPSIALMATWKNVGLYIVLFLAGLQHIPRHLYEAAELDGANAWQRWWHVTLPMLNPTMVTVVVLSTIGGFSLFIEPYILTGGGPLNATLSAVLYIYNQAFYFNHMGYAAALGFCFALVIFIVVLLQRRFVETDTWS; encoded by the coding sequence ATGCCATCGATACGGCCGCGTTGGCAACGCCGTCCACGCAGTGAGCGGAGCGGCTATGTGCTGGTAGCGCCTTACCTGTTGCACATGGCCGTGTTCTTTGGCTATCCGCTCCTGTTTGCCTTCGTGCTGATGTTCCATCGCTGGGACATTGTCACCCCTATGGAATTCGTGGGGGTGAAAAATTTTGTGCGACTGGTGCGGGACGATCTGTTCTTCCGGGCGCTGCTTAACACAGGGATCTTTCTGACCATTCACATTCCGCTGCAGATCATTGTGGCCCTGTTCTTTGCGGAGCTGCTGAACCGTCCACTCAAAGGACGAGGTTTTTTTCGGGCAGCCTACTTTATGCCGGTAGTCGTCTCGGGGGTGGTCATTACGATTCTGTTTCAGCAACTGTTTGCGTTCGATACCGGGCTGATCAATCGGATGATTCGGGCGCTGGGAGGCGAACCGGTACCATGGCTGGTGTCGCCGACGCTGGCCATGCCGTCGATTGCCTTGATGGCGACCTGGAAGAACGTAGGCCTGTACATTGTGCTGTTTCTGGCCGGATTACAGCACATTCCCCGGCATCTGTACGAGGCAGCCGAGCTGGACGGGGCCAATGCCTGGCAGCGGTGGTGGCATGTGACGCTTCCCATGCTGAACCCGACGATGGTAACGGTCGTGGTGCTCTCGACAATCGGTGGGTTTTCCCTGTTCATCGAACCGTACATCCTGACGGGCGGCGGACCACTCAACGCCACGCTCTCGGCTGTGCTCTACATCTACAACCAGGCTTTCTATTTCAACCATATGGGCTATGCGGCGGCGCTGGGTTTCTGCTTTGCACTGGTAATTTTCATCGTGGTGCTGCTACAGCGACGTTTTGTAGAAACCGACACGTGGAGCTGA